Within Massilia endophytica, the genomic segment CCCGCGAAGATGTTTCCTGCCGGGTCGCGCACCACGCCCTGGTCCATCATGACGTGGTAGCTGGTGCTGACCGCCAGGGGCGTGCTGAGGGTGACCACGATCTTGTCGCCCGAGATGCTGACCTGCGGGTCGCTGATGCTGAGGATGCGCGTGTCGCTGTCGCCCACGATGCGCGTGTGCATGAGGCCGTCGCGTCCCCGGTAGACCTGGGAGTAGCCGTCGGTGATGGTGATATAGCCCGTGCCCGCAACGACCGCTTCGCTGAAGGTGAATTCGATCGGCGCCGATACCGAAACGCCAGTGGCATTGTTGCCCGCCGCGCTGAGCGTGGGGCGAGTCGTATCGAGGGACATGGGGAGGCTCCGGAGAATAGCAGGACGATAGTCCCATCATAGCGAGGGACCATCGGGTTTGCCTACGAGAAATGTCAGGAAACTGTCGCGATTATGTAATCGCGATAAGCAACGTTGGCTGAAGATTAACGAAGATACTCGATGATGAGGGGAGCATGGTCGCTGAAGCGCTCTTCCTTGTAGACCGAAACCGTCTTCGCGAAGCTCGCCACGCCCGGCGTGGCCACGTGGTAGTCGATGCGCCAGCCCACGTCCTTCGCATAGGCCTGGCCGCGGTTGCTCCACCAGGTGTATTGGGCCTCGTTCGGCACCAGGCCGCGGTGCACGTCCACGAAGCCGACTTCGTCGAAGATCTTCGTCATCCAGGCGCGTTCCTCCGGCAGGAAGCCGGAATTCTTCATATTGCCCTTCCAGTTCTTCAGGTCGATCTCCTTGTGGGCGATATTCCAGTCGCCGCAGATCACCAGCTCGCGGCCCTCGGCGCGCAGCTCCATGAGGTGGGGCAGGAAGAGGGCCATGAAACGGAATTTGGCTTCCTGGCGCTCCGGCGAGGAGGAGCCGGAAGGGCAGTAGACGGAGATCACCGTCAGGTCGCCGTAGTCGGCGCGCACGTAGCGGCCTTCGGCATCGAATTCGGGGCTGCCGAAACCGATCTTCACGGTGTCCGGCGCATGCTTGCTATAAATGCCAGTACCCGAGTAGCCCTTCTTCTCGGCGTAGTGGAAGTGGCCGTGGTAGCCGTGGGGATTCAGGAACTCCTCGGTCATGTCGCCCGCCTGGGCCTTCAGCTCCTGGACGCAGATAAAGTCGGCGTCCTGCTTGCCCATCCAGTTGAAAAAGCCCTTTTTGGCGGCGGAGCGGATGCCATTCAGGTTGGCGGAGATGATCTTTGGCATAGGGAAGGCTTAAAATAGAGGGAATTCGAACTTTGGACGGGGCAATATGAGCAATTTGCGGCAAGAGTTTATCGCGTTTTCCGTTTCCGCGGGAGTGTTGAAATTTGGCGAGTTTACGACCAAAGCAGGACGGCAATCGCCCTATTTCTTCAATGCGGGGCTGTTCCACGACGGCGCTACCCTGGCGCAGCTGTCGCAGTTCTATGCGCAAACCCTGCTCGACTCAGGCGTGCAGTTCGACATGCTGTTCGGTCCGGCCTACAAGGGCATCACCCTGGCCTCCGCCACGGCGATGGCGCTGGCGGGCAAGGGCCGCAACACTTCCTTCGCCTACAACCGCAAGGAAGCCAAGGATCACGGCGAGGGCGGCACCCTGGTGGGCGCCAGGCTGCAGGGCAAGGTCGTCATCATCGACGACGTGATCTCGGCGGGCACCTCGGTGCGCGAATCGGTCGAGATGATCCGCTCCGCCGGCGCCGAACCCTGCGCCGTGCTGATCGCGCTGGACCGCATGGAGCGGGGCGGCAAGGACAGCCAGCTCTCGCCGCTGTCCGCCGTGCAGGAAGTGAGCCGGAACTACGGCATCCCCGTCATTTCCATCGGCAACTTGGACGATCTGTTCACTTATCTGTCGGCCGACCCGCGCCTGGCGCAGTACAAGGAGGCCGTGGCCGCCTACCGCCAGCAGTATGGGGTTGCCTGACAGTTAGTCTGTGCTAGACTGGCATTGCTTTGCTACAACATTCTCAGAAATGGGGCAACAATGAATATCGCATCCTTGAAGGTGTACGGAGACGAAGCGGCGCTGGCGGACGTGAAGGACGGCCTGCCCAGCGAGCCGGAGCATATTTGGCAGAAGGGCGAT encodes:
- a CDS encoding exodeoxyribonuclease III, producing MPKIISANLNGIRSAAKKGFFNWMGKQDADFICVQELKAQAGDMTEEFLNPHGYHGHFHYAEKKGYSGTGIYSKHAPDTVKIGFGSPEFDAEGRYVRADYGDLTVISVYCPSGSSSPERQEAKFRFMALFLPHLMELRAEGRELVICGDWNIAHKEIDLKNWKGNMKNSGFLPEERAWMTKIFDEVGFVDVHRGLVPNEAQYTWWSNRGQAYAKDVGWRIDYHVATPGVASFAKTVSVYKEERFSDHAPLIIEYLR
- the pyrE gene encoding orotate phosphoribosyltransferase, which gives rise to MSNLRQEFIAFSVSAGVLKFGEFTTKAGRQSPYFFNAGLFHDGATLAQLSQFYAQTLLDSGVQFDMLFGPAYKGITLASATAMALAGKGRNTSFAYNRKEAKDHGEGGTLVGARLQGKVVIIDDVISAGTSVRESVEMIRSAGAEPCAVLIALDRMERGGKDSQLSPLSAVQEVSRNYGIPVISIGNLDDLFTYLSADPRLAQYKEAVAAYRQQYGVA